In Oryza sativa Japonica Group chromosome 11, ASM3414082v1, the following are encoded in one genomic region:
- the LOC112936997 gene encoding uncharacterized protein, whose product MAAGAAVDRISDLPDDLLQRVLHFVPAKEAASTSLLSSRWRSTGAVNLAVHVRRDQEREFFSARDAFVRSAHAALAAAAGHVRRLTMHVETERMRICMQLTADAFLHRDPEDWERKHDVVAGVVSHPAARRVEELRVAAAVVEAYWPSFDGEVTSSSEGEFRLCLDAQPSETLRVLDLAGCGGLSAAAAAAGVVALPRLTTLRLRLCNLQISDLQGIIDAAPELATVHLESVFLAGTAEEGCVRLRFPAATTALAMINCGADCYACGGCYGATEIDAPRLRSFKYTGFARRFSLVSPAAAPPPDDTVVARAELHFLDHFHHKDADAADTVRANFWLFLHNFRGAKSLKLKVSHLKHIAVAGRAAARRALLLPLHGVERLDLTARHADAAASGGRTTTTSTTVAIANLLRCCPNLRDLAIRLTRMVPHGSTKNGVYAHDLLRERRRADLDESARRFARRRRRGSSTKKDLDDVSGDIHGLSGRIFHCLRSSLRRVGIQFHLDEHNDCIGVRLIKFFAENAICLEEMCIDGGNQRMHDHINHMVQRWIAGRRCSSAKSENGTGSSSQPDVLESSMPRFRVSPLQRR is encoded by the coding sequence atggccgccggcgccgccgtcgaccgtaTCTCCGACCTCCCCGACGACCTTCTCCAGCGCGTCCTGCACTTCGTCCCGGCGAAGGAGGCCGCGTCCACCAGCCTCCTCTCGTCGCGGTGGCGCTCCACCGGCGCCGTCAACCTCGCCGTCCACGTTCGCCGCGACCAGGAGCGGGAATTCTTCTCCGCCCGCGACGCGTTCGTCCGCTCCGCccacgccgcgctcgccgccgccgccggccacgtcAGGCGGCTCACCATGCACGTGGAGACGGAGCGCATGCGCATCTGCATGCAGCTGACGGCCGACGCGTTCCTGCACCGCGACCCGGAGGACTGGGAGAGGAAGCACGACGTGGTCGCCGGCGTGGTGTCCCacccggcggcgcgccgcgtcgAGGagctccgcgtcgccgccgccgtcgtcgaagcGTACTGGCCGTCGTTCGACGGGGAGGTCACGAGCAGCAGCGAAGGGGAGTTCCGCTTGTGCCTCGACGCGCAGCCGTCGGAGACGCTCCGCGTGCTTGATCTCGCCGGGTGCGgcggcctctccgccgccgccgccgccgccggcgtcgtggcGCTCCCGCGGCTCACgacgctgcggctgcggctaTGCAATTTGCAGATCAGTGACCTACAGGGGATCATCGACGCCGCGCCGGAGCTCGCCACCGTGCACCTCGAGTCGGTCTTCCTCGCGGGGACGGCAGAAGAAGGCTGCGTCCGCCTCCGCTTCCCGGCGGCCACCACCGCGCTCGCGATGATCAACTGCGGCGCGGACTGCTACGCGTGCGGCGGCTGCTACGGCGCCACCGAGATCGACGCGCCGAGGCTTCGATCGTTCAAGTACACGGGCTTCGCGCGGCGGTTCTCCCtcgtctcgccggcggcggcgccgccgccggatgaCACGGTGGTGGCGCGCGCGGAGCTCCACTTCCTCGACCACTTCCACCACaaggacgccgacgccgccgacacgGTCCGCGCCAACTTCTGGCTTTTCCTCCACAACTTCCGCGGCGCCAAGTCCCTGAAGCTGAAGGTGAGCCACCTCAAGCACATCGCCGTcgcggggcgcgcggcggcgcgccgcgcgctcctcctcccgctccacGGCGTCGAGCGCCTCGACCTGAccgcgcgccacgccgacgcggcggcgagcggcggccggacgacgacgacgtccacCACGGTGGCCATCGCCAACCTGCTCCGCTGCTGCCCCAACCTCCGCGACCTCGCGATCCGCCTCACCCGCATGGTGCCGCACGGCTCCACCAAGAACGGCGTCTACGCCCACGACCTCctgcgggagcggcggcgggcggaccTCGACGAGTCCGCGCGCCgcttcgctcgccgccgccggcgaggcagcTCGACGAAGAAGGACTTGGACGATGTCAGTGGTGACATCCATGGATTGAGCGGCCGAATCTTCCATTGCTTGCGGAGCTCGCTGAGAAGAGTTGGAATCCAGTTTCATCTGGACGAACACAACGACTGCATCGGAGTCCGGCTGATCAAGTTCTTCGCGGAGAACGCCATTTGCCTCGAGGAGATGTGCATCGACGGTGGAAATCAGAGGATGCACGATCACATCAACCACATGGTTCAGAGATGGATCGCTGGTCGTCGCTGTTCATCAGCAAAGAGCGAGAATGGCACGGGAAGTTCTTCACAACCTGATGTTTTGGAAAGCAGCATGCCGCGTTTTAGAGTGTCACCGCTTCAGAGGCGATGA
- the LOC4350660 gene encoding citrate synthase 4, mitochondrial yields the protein MAFFRGLTAVSRIRSRMAQEATTLGGVRWLQMQSPSDLDLKSQLQELIPEQQDRLKKLKSEHGKVQLGNITVDMVLGGMRGMIGMLWETSLLDPEEGIRFRGLSIPECQKVLPTAIKGGEPLPEGLLWLLLTGKVPTKEQVDALSKELVTRSSVPGHVYKAIDALPVTAHPMTQFTTGVMALQVESEFQKAYDKGMPKSKFWEPTYEDCLNLIARLPPVASYVYRRIFKDGKTIAADNALDYAANFSHMLGFDDPKMLELMRLYVTIHTDHEGGNVSAHTGHLVGSALSDPYLSFAAALNGLAGPLHGLANQEVLLWIKSVIGETGSDVTTDQLKEYVWKTLKSGKVVPGFGHGVLRKTDPRYTCQREFALKYLPEDPLFQLVSKLYEVVPPILTELGKVKNPWPNVDAHSGVLLNHFGLSEARYYTVLFGVSRSIGIGSQLIWDRALGLPLERPKSVTMEWLENHCKKAAA from the exons atggcgttctTCCGGGGCCTGACCGCGGTTTCGAGGATTCGATCCCGCATG GCACAGGAGGCCACCACGCTTGGTGGTGTGAGATGGCTGCAGATGCAGAGTCCATCTGATCTT GATCTTAAGTCCCAGCTGCAGGAATTGATTCCCGAGCAACAG GATCGCTTAAAGAAACTTAAATCAGAACATGGGAAGGTCCAGCTTGGAAACATAACTGTTGATATG GTCCTTGGCGGGATGAGAGGAATGATTGGAATGCTTTGGGAAACATCATTGCTTGACCCGGAGGAG GGTATTCGTTTCAGGGGTCTCTCGATTCCAGAGTGCCAGAAAGTGCTGCCAACAGCAATTAAAGGTGGAGAACCTTTGCCGGAGGGTCTCCTTTGGCTTCTTTTGACTGGAAAG GTGCCAACCAAAGAGCAAGTCGATGCTCTATCAAAGGAATTGGTTACCCGTTCGAGTGTTCCAG GCCATGTGTATAAGGCAATTGATGCTCTCCCTGTAACTGCTCATCCAATGACACAGTTTACCACAGGGGTGATGGCACTTCAA GTTGAGAGTGAGTTTCAAAAAGCTTACGACAAAGGAATGCCAAAATCAAA GTTCTGGGAGCCTACCTATGAAGATTGCTTAAATTTGATAGCTCGCCTTCCACCAGTGGCTTCGTATGTTTACCGGAG GATCTTCAAGGATGGGAAAACTATAGCAGCTGATAATGCACTGGACTATGCAGCAAACTTTTCACACATGCTTGGGTTTGATGATCCCAAAATGCTCGAGTTGATGCGACTATATGTGACAATCCACAC TGATCATGAAGGTGGAAATGTCAGTGCTCATACTGGACATCTG GTTGGAAGTGCTCTGTCAGATCCTTATCTTTCTTTTGCAGCTGCACTGAATGGTTTAGCTGGACCATTGCACGGCCTGGCTAATCAG GAAGTGCTGTTGTGGATCAAATCTGTAATAGGTGAGACAGGTAGTGATGTTACAACTGATCAACTCAAAGAGTATGTGTGGAAGACACTAAAAAGTGGAAAG GTTGTTCCTGGCTTCGGTCATGGAGTTCTACGTAAGACCGATCCACGATATACATGTCAGAGGGAGTTTGCTTTGAAGTACTTGCCTGAGGATCCACTTTTCCAACTG GTCTCCAAGTTGTATGAAGTTGTGCCTCCAATCCTCACTGAGCTTGGCAAG GTCAAAAACCCATGGCCTAATGTTGATGCTCACAGTGGAGTTCTGCTGAACCACTTTGGATTATCTGAAGCTCG GTATTACACCGTCCTTTTCGGAGTTTCGAGGAGCATAGGCATAGGATCCCAG CTCATTTGGGACCGTGCTCTTGGTCTGCCGCTCGAAAGACCGAAGAGTGTCACCATGGAGTGGCTGGAAAACCACTGCAAGAAGGCTGCTGCTTGA
- the LOC4350661 gene encoding uncharacterized protein, whose amino-acid sequence MDVIDRFVHTERPLGADAAPDTDVWLRLSDDVEREADRWVKRGDVVRDVVSHPAARRVEELRISASAPAVDDDDDDGEVGRLVGVFHLDLRYVPSETLRVLDLSRCSGLRMPPAVETPRLTTLRLQACAVNVNDLQRVIDAAPALATVHLDSVSFDGMEHGCYRLRLPAATTALVLARCRTDAEPYRYRRSGRPLGTSSVEIDAPGLRSFRYAGYARRFSLASPPDMARADLHFFHDMYASASTSRDLFWRFVRSFRGIRSLKLKVSDLKHVAVAGRATRAELLVAFPNVEHLELEGHHESASETAAAVAIGNLLRCCPAARHLALHLATAPPRERDSAMNGRYGRDLLRARQQADLAESLDRFARRRRRKPNPPPPPPPPTPVNSMDEHLSIVGLSGRSFACLKNSLRRFVIQFRMDRPNCIGVKLIKFFAENAIHLEEMRIDGGNQRMHDHINHMVEGWISDSSSAKKRANHESSQGIDASTPRFRLLPLERR is encoded by the coding sequence ATGGATGTGATCGACAGGTTCGTGCACACGGAGAGGCCGCTTGGTGCGGACGCGGCGCCCGACACGGACGTGTGGCTGCGGCTCAGCGACGACGTCGAGCGAGAGGCGGACAGATGGGTGAAGAGGGGAGACGTGGTCCGCGACGTGGTCTCCCacccggcggcgcgccgcgtgGAGGAGCTCCGCATCAGCGCCAGCGCGccggccgtcgacgacgacgacgacgacggcgaggtcggGCGTCTCGTCGGGGTGTTCCACCTGGACCTCCGCTACGTCCCGTCGGAGACCCTCCGCGTGCTGGACCTCTCCCGGTGCAGCGGCCTGCGCATGCCGCCCGCCGTGGAAACCCCGCGGCTGACGACGCTGCGGCTGCAGGCCTGCGCCGTGAACGTGAACGACCTGCAGCGCGTCATCGACGCCGCGCCGGCGCTCGCCACCGTGCACCTCGACTCCGTCTCCTTCGACGGGATGGAGCACGGCTgctaccgcctccgcctcccggcGGCCACCACCGCGCTCGTGCTGGCGAGGTGCAGGACGGACGCGGAGCCCTACCGCTACCGGAGAAGCGGCCGCCCACTGGGGACCAGCTCCGTCGAGATCGACGCGCCGGGGCTCCGATCGTTCAGGTACGCGGGCTACGCGCGGCGCTTctccctcgcctcgccgccggacaTGGCGCGTGCCGACCTCCACTTCTTCCACGACATgtacgcctccgcctccacgagCCGCGACCTCTTCTGGCGCTTCGTCCGCAGCTTCCGCGGCATCAGGTCCCTCAAGCTCAAGGTGAGCGACCTCAagcacgtcgccgtcgccggcaggGCGACGCGCGCCGAGCTCCTCGTCGCGTTCCCCAACGTCGAGCACCTCGAGCTGGAAGGGCACCACGAATCCGCGAGCGAGACGGCCGCCGCGGTGGCCATCGGCAACCTGCTCCGGTGCtgccccgccgcgcgccacctcgCGCTCCACCtcgccacggcgccgccgcgcgagcGCGACTCCGCCATGAACGGCAGGTACGGCCGCGATCTCCTGCGAGCGAGACAGCAAGCCGACCTCGCCGAGTCTCTCGATCgcttcgctcgccgccgccgacgcaaacccaatcctccgccgccgccgccgccgccgacgccggtgaACTCCATGGACGAACACCTGAGCATCGTAGGATTGAGTGGCCGATCCTTCGCCTGCTTGAAGAACTCGCTGAGAAGATTCGTAATCCAGTTTCGGATGGATCGACCCAACTGCATTGGCGTCAAGCTGATCAAGTTCTTCGCCGAGAACGCGATTCACCTCGAAGAGATGCGCATCGACGGTGGAAATCAGAGGATGCACGATCACATCAACCACATGGTTGAGGGATGGATCTCCGATTCATCGTCAGCGAAAAAGAGGGCGAATCACGAGAGTTCGCAGGGTATCGACGCGAGTACGCCACGCTTTAGATTATTACCCCTTGAGAGACGGTGA
- the LOC9267763 gene encoding uncharacterized protein, translated as MAEAGGGNGAQGGHQGALRWTTNMSSFMLRRMVELIAQGVKTDKGFKEVHLNQVARTVSDRYGFEISGTQVYNHLRKWRTRWVRITRLKDISGALWDDTLSMIVLDEEHYMLYIKDHAKDAEYLNVPLENYTQMQIIFGNGQATGRFAMGSNEALGNPPDMADSALGPLDGIIGDVIAAGPSGVGVEGGGTAARASGVGPTSDEPTGGSNPDKKRKRTPALAEGEVALITNMTDSVNNVASTILATTHTEVQPDLENSVMDLHYHLNHHIAKYT; from the exons ATGGCTGAGGCTGGTGGTGGGAATGGTGCCCAAGGTGGACACCAGGGAGCTTTGCGTTGGACAACCAACATGTCTAGCTTTATGCTTAGGCGTATGGTTGAGCTTATAGCGCAAGGTGTTAAGACTGACAAGGGTTTCAAGGAAGTCCACCTTAACCAAGTTGCTAGAACTGTCTCTGACCGCTATGGGTTTGAGATTAGTGGGACCCAAGTGTACAACCATCTTCGCAAATGGCGCACAAGGTGGGTGCGTATTACTAGGCTCAAAGACATCAGTGGGGCTCTTTGGGATGATACACTGTCAATGATTGTCCTAGATGAGGAGCACTACATGCTTTATATCAAG GACCATGCTAAGGATGCTGAGTATCTGAATGTCCCTTTAGAGAACTATACACAGATGCAAATTATCTTTGGCAATGGGCAAGCCACAGGAAGATTTGCCATGGGCTCAAATGAAGCCCTTGGCAACCCTCCAGACATGGCTGACAGTGCTCTTGGACCTCTTGATGGGATTATTGGGGATGTGATTGCTGCTGGACCAAGTGGTGTTGGTGTTGAAGGTGGTGGGACTGCTGCTCGAGCTAGTGGAGTTGGGCCTACTAGTGATGAGCCGACTGGAGGATCTAATCCAgataagaagaggaagagaaccCCGGCTTTGGCTGAAGGTGAAGTTGCTCTCATCACCAACATGACTGATTCTGTGAACAATGTGGCTTCAACAATACTCGCTACAACACATACGGAGGTGCAGCCTGATTTGGAGAACTCAGTGATGGACCTCCACTACCACCTTAACCACCACATAGCCAAATATACATAA
- the LOC4350662 gene encoding probable xyloglucan endotransglucosylase/hydrolase: protein MATTTAAAMVVAMSVLLLGGGEAAAPRKPVDVAFEKNYVPTWAEDHIHYVDGGREVQLYLDKSTGTGFQTRGSYLFGHFSMHIKLVAGDSAGTVTAFYLSSQNSEHDEIDFEFLGNRTGEPYILQTNVFSGGKGDREQRIYLWFDPTKDYHSYSVLWNLYMIAFFVDDTPIRVFKNSKDLGVRYPFNQPMKLYSSLWNADDWATRGGREKTDWSRAPFVASYRGFHVDGCEASAEARYCATQGARWWDQPEFRDLDADQYRRLAWVRKTHTIYNYCDDRERYPAMSPECHRDRDA from the exons atggcgacgacgacggcggcggcgatggtggtggcaATGTCGGTGCTGCTGctgggtggcggcgaggcggcggcgccgcggaagCCGGTGGACGTGGCGTTCGAGAAGAACTACGTGCCGACGTGGGCGGAGGACCACATCCACTACGTGGACGGCGGGCGCGAGGTGCAGCTCTACCTCGACAAGTCCACCGGCACCGGCTTCCAGACCCGGGGCTCCTACCTCTTCGGCCACTTCAGCATGCACAtcaagctcgtcgccggcgactccgccggcaccgtcACCGCCTTCTAC CTGTCGTCGCAGAACTCGGAGCACGACGAGATCGACTTCGAGTTCCTGGGGAACAGGACGGGGGAGCCGTACATCCTGCAGACGAACGTCTTCTCCGGCGGGAAGGGGGACCGGGAGCAGAGGATCTACCTCTGGTTCGACCCCACCAAGGACTACCACTCCTACTCCGTCCTCTGGAACCTCTACATGATCGC GTTCTTCGTGGACGACACGCCGATCAGGGTGTTCAAGAACAGCAAGGACCTGGGCGTGCGGTACCCGTTCAACCAGCCGATGAAGCTCTACTCCAGCCTGTGGAACGCCGACGACTGGGCCACCCGCGGCGGGCGGGAGAAGACCGACTGGTCGCGGGCGCCGTTCGTCGCCTCCTACCGGGGCTTCCACGTCGATGGCTGCGAGGCGTCGGCGGAGGCCCGGTACTGCGCCACCCAGGGCGCCCGGTGGTGGGACCAGCCGGAGTTCCGCGACCTCGACGCCGACCAGTACCGCCGCCTCGCCTGGGTCCGCAAGACGCACACCATCTACAACTACTGCGACGACCGCGAACGCTACCCCGCCATGTCGCCCGAGTGCCACCGCGACCGCGACGCCTGA